Proteins from a single region of Nakamurella deserti:
- a CDS encoding HNH endonuclease signature motif containing protein produces MPDGELKEQICSLAARLAAATHTWLTMVAEFDRRSAWSGTGITSCAHWLAWSCSMSPATAREHVRVARALTALPLVSDMFAAGSLSYSKVRALTRIAADTDEPTLVRLALAESASQLERTVRGHRRATGAGLAQQRRRRARMYWDENGMLVVSARLTAEEGAVLMAAVAAARSTADAPNSPDDRLREDREADRLDIDYRALSTADALVVMARTALHAEPSDDSGEDRHLVVLHVDADRLPTPDPAAPEPAAVVRRIENGPGVDRPTSERIGCDAMVAAVVQDTVTGTLSAGRRTRRIGAALRRALLVRDAGCRFPGCHRRTHLEAHHIVHWYHGGPTDPDNLVLLCRFHHMALHEAGFRLVVTDTTGAPLTLQFSTPDGSPVAAAPALDPGPTTDLDQHLHRQLDPGGIGPRQYGERFSLADAVGVLSA; encoded by the coding sequence GTGCCGGACGGCGAACTGAAGGAGCAGATCTGCTCCCTGGCGGCCCGGCTCGCCGCGGCCACCCACACCTGGCTGACGATGGTCGCCGAGTTCGACCGACGTTCGGCCTGGTCGGGGACGGGCATCACCTCCTGCGCGCACTGGCTGGCGTGGTCCTGCTCGATGTCCCCTGCGACGGCACGGGAGCACGTCCGGGTCGCCCGGGCGCTGACGGCGTTGCCGCTGGTGTCGGACATGTTCGCGGCCGGCTCCCTGTCCTACTCGAAGGTGCGTGCACTCACCCGCATCGCCGCCGACACCGACGAGCCGACGCTGGTCCGGCTGGCCCTGGCCGAGTCCGCCTCCCAGCTCGAACGCACCGTGCGCGGGCACCGTCGGGCCACCGGTGCCGGTCTCGCCCAGCAGCGGCGGCGACGGGCCCGGATGTACTGGGACGAGAACGGGATGCTGGTGGTGTCCGCCCGGCTGACCGCCGAGGAGGGAGCGGTCCTGATGGCCGCCGTCGCGGCGGCCCGGTCCACGGCCGACGCCCCGAACTCTCCCGACGACCGGCTCCGTGAGGACCGGGAGGCCGACCGCCTCGACATCGACTACCGCGCACTGTCCACCGCCGACGCCCTCGTCGTGATGGCCCGCACCGCGTTGCACGCCGAACCGTCCGACGACTCCGGGGAGGACCGCCATCTCGTGGTGCTCCACGTCGACGCCGACCGGCTGCCGACCCCCGACCCGGCGGCGCCGGAGCCGGCGGCGGTCGTCCGGCGGATCGAGAACGGCCCGGGGGTCGACCGGCCCACCAGCGAACGGATCGGCTGCGACGCGATGGTCGCCGCCGTCGTGCAGGACACGGTCACCGGCACGCTGTCGGCCGGCCGTCGCACCCGCAGGATCGGTGCCGCGCTCCGACGGGCCCTGCTGGTCCGCGACGCCGGATGCCGGTTCCCCGGCTGCCATCGCCGCACCCACCTCGAGGCGCACCACATCGTGCACTGGTACCACGGCGGCCCCACCGACCCCGACAACCTGGTGCTGCTGTGCCGGTTCCACCACATGGCGCTACACGAGGCCGGCTTCCGGCTGGTCGTCACCGACACCACCGGCGCCCCGCTGACCCTGCAGTTCAGCACCCCCGACGGGTCGCCCGTGGCCGCAGCGCCGGCTCTGGACCCGGGCCCCACCACCGACCTCGATCAACACCTCCACCGGCAACTCGACCCGGGTGGCATCGGTCCCCGTCAGTACGGCGAACGGTTCTCCCTGGCCGACGCCGTGGGGGTGCTCAGCGCATGA
- a CDS encoding class I SAM-dependent methyltransferase, which yields MDHEFDRHYWQNHWREREGGADPASGVRPAVRDLPPNPHLVGEISGLRPGSALDAGCGEGAEAIWLAGQGWRVTGADISAEALARAERRAAAAGSPGVVRWLEADLSVWTPEAPFDLVTTHYAHATIPQPELYRRLAGWVAPGGTLFIVGHLRDGGGDGHGGRGHGVSGSGGHDGHGPDRPGVHVHGERGGGGGQGGTHVHGDAHRGGHDPGRAAGHGQDDRGHGVPGRRPVGGAVPEPPPVEATVTAAGTAAILDPQQWRIDTADERTRSVPDGAGGTRELRDVVVRATRQG from the coding sequence ATGGACCACGAATTCGATCGGCACTACTGGCAGAACCACTGGCGGGAGCGGGAGGGCGGTGCCGATCCCGCGTCCGGGGTCCGTCCGGCCGTCCGGGACCTCCCGCCGAACCCGCACCTGGTCGGTGAGATCAGCGGTCTGCGGCCCGGATCGGCCCTCGACGCCGGATGCGGCGAGGGGGCGGAGGCGATCTGGCTCGCCGGGCAGGGCTGGCGGGTCACCGGGGCCGACATCTCGGCGGAAGCCCTCGCCCGGGCCGAACGGCGCGCCGCGGCAGCGGGGTCACCGGGGGTGGTGCGATGGCTGGAGGCGGACCTGAGCGTCTGGACACCGGAGGCGCCGTTCGATCTCGTCACCACCCACTACGCCCACGCGACGATCCCGCAACCGGAGCTGTACCGCCGTCTCGCCGGCTGGGTCGCACCCGGCGGCACGTTGTTCATCGTCGGCCACCTGCGCGACGGTGGAGGAGACGGGCACGGCGGCCGGGGGCACGGCGTCTCCGGCTCCGGTGGTCACGACGGGCACGGTCCTGACCGTCCTGGTGTGCATGTTCACGGGGAGCGAGGGGGTGGCGGCGGGCAGGGTGGCACGCACGTGCACGGCGACGCGCACCGGGGTGGCCACGACCCCGGCCGAGCTGCCGGCCACGGTCAGGACGATCGCGGTCACGGGGTGCCGGGGCGGCGGCCGGTCGGCGGGGCGGTGCCGGAACCGCCGCCGGTGGAAGCGACGGTGACCGCGGCCGGTACCGCGGCGATCCTGGACCCGCAGCAGTGGCGCATCGACACCGCCGACGAGCGGACCCGTTCCGTTCCCGACGGTGCGGGCGGCACGCGCGAGCTGCGTGACGTCGTCGTCCGAGCGACCCGTCAGGGCTGA
- a CDS encoding nucleoside 2-deoxyribosyltransferase — protein MTPTVYLAGFDVFYPDAAARAAVMKQRCTAHGLQGLFPSDIAVDPTGLTPAEFATEIFRRDVLLIDRCDIVAANVNAFRGPEPDSGTCFELGYGYAKGKALYAYTEGPPTMPERVAAHHGPVSTGTDGTRLDPAGMHVEDFGAPVNLMIAVPATLVLGTLDDCLRRIRADLDHRAGTDTGTGINTDTDYPASATGR, from the coding sequence ATGACCCCCACGGTGTACCTGGCCGGCTTCGACGTCTTCTATCCGGACGCCGCCGCCCGTGCGGCAGTCATGAAGCAGCGCTGCACCGCGCACGGACTCCAGGGCCTGTTTCCGTCCGACATCGCCGTCGACCCCACCGGACTGACCCCGGCGGAGTTCGCGACGGAGATCTTCCGCCGGGACGTGCTGTTGATCGACCGCTGCGACATCGTCGCGGCCAACGTCAACGCGTTCCGCGGCCCGGAACCCGACTCCGGCACCTGCTTCGAGCTCGGCTACGGCTACGCGAAGGGCAAGGCGCTCTACGCCTACACCGAAGGGCCGCCGACCATGCCGGAACGGGTCGCCGCGCACCACGGGCCCGTGTCGACCGGCACCGACGGCACCCGGCTGGACCCGGCGGGGATGCACGTGGAGGACTTCGGGGCGCCGGTGAACCTGATGATCGCGGTACCGGCGACCCTGGTGCTCGGGACGTTGGACGACTGCCTGCGGCGGATCCGCGCAGACCTCGACCATCGAGCCGGCACCGACACCGGCACCGGCATCAACACCGACACCGACTACCCCGCGTCGGCCACCGGCAGATAG